A genomic segment from Micromonospora echinaurantiaca encodes:
- a CDS encoding helix-turn-helix domain-containing protein, whose product MENLSLTPATQAVLDALTELGQGNLHELADRSGKARSTTDKAIKTLANTGLIVAVDTGADPADGTPTRWTLATPAEPTDAARDIGDLSNEHTAGADVTDPTDPDLDNAADKPDTDDTEQADQPGTDGDGDEETDRDAAANGAEEAADQDVSDEGPDDEDNGEDDEGRTVTVLQPTRPGDRKVMAIKGVLADYSDDGATLDVIVAESGIGHPTATRLLTAMEQADAARRLPGSPERWIPGPTKASEVDPNPEPPRCPLCYQVIRGVATTPSAAATVLPLIRPDGTLHVVGPDGETHVVTLPTRTPIRAAGVARSVGRRSDGTVNADGSQPFGRGELEKLTLDVLAANPGRAMTPQDIATVLGGQLGRIVSSGAVRNNCTKAAAAGRILLVSDTPLTFTYPAQAESGNAAQADAVS is encoded by the coding sequence ATGGAAAACCTGTCCCTGACGCCTGCCACGCAGGCCGTCCTCGATGCCCTGACCGAACTCGGTCAGGGCAACCTCCACGAGCTGGCAGACCGCTCCGGCAAGGCCCGGTCAACCACCGACAAGGCGATCAAGACCCTGGCCAACACCGGACTGATCGTCGCGGTGGACACCGGGGCCGACCCGGCCGACGGCACCCCCACCCGGTGGACCCTGGCGACCCCGGCAGAGCCCACCGACGCCGCGCGCGACATCGGCGACCTCAGCAACGAGCACACGGCAGGCGCGGACGTAACCGACCCCACCGACCCGGACCTCGACAACGCAGCCGACAAGCCGGACACCGACGACACCGAGCAGGCCGACCAGCCCGGAACCGACGGCGACGGCGACGAGGAAACCGACCGAGACGCCGCGGCCAACGGCGCGGAGGAAGCCGCCGACCAGGACGTTAGCGACGAGGGCCCGGACGACGAGGACAACGGCGAGGACGACGAGGGTCGGACGGTCACCGTTTTGCAACCGACGCGCCCGGGTGACCGCAAGGTCATGGCCATCAAGGGCGTCCTGGCCGACTACAGCGACGACGGCGCGACGCTCGACGTGATCGTGGCCGAGAGCGGCATCGGTCACCCGACCGCCACCAGGCTGCTGACTGCCATGGAGCAGGCCGACGCCGCGCGCCGCCTGCCCGGCTCGCCAGAGCGGTGGATCCCGGGTCCGACCAAGGCCAGCGAGGTCGACCCGAACCCGGAGCCGCCCCGCTGCCCGCTGTGCTACCAGGTGATCCGTGGGGTGGCGACCACGCCGAGCGCCGCGGCGACCGTGCTGCCGTTGATCCGTCCGGACGGCACGCTGCATGTCGTCGGCCCGGACGGCGAGACCCACGTCGTCACCCTGCCCACCCGCACGCCTATCCGCGCGGCGGGCGTCGCCAGGAGCGTGGGCCGGCGCAGCGACGGGACCGTCAACGCCGACGGTAGCCAGCCGTTCGGCCGGGGCGAGCTGGAGAAGCTCACCCTCGACGTGCTGGCCGCCAACCCAGGCCGGGCGATGACCCCGCAGGACATCGCTACGGTGCTCGGCGGGCAGCTCGGGCGCATCGTCAGCAGCGGGGCCGTGCGCAACAACTGCACCAAGGCCGCCGCCGCCGGCCGCATCCTCTTGGTCTCAGACACGCCGCTGACCTTCACCTACCCGGCACAGGCCGAGAGCGGCAACGCCGCCCAGGCCGATGCGGTCAGCTGA
- a CDS encoding DUF932 domain-containing protein — MPHELETFADGTTAFASARLSAWHQLGTVTQDTMKAEEIMANARLGDWGVRTIRTVGIDVVDGVAVQIPADDKRMTVRRNPVTGHTEYLGIVGTDYTVVQNEQCAELLDRLVDQVGGAHFETAGSLRRGKSVFVTMKLPEAMEIAGVDRMDLYLIGTTSHDGTAALRVDASPIRVVCANTQRAAFRHAVGHYTFRHTSNVNSQISQAREALGLMWRYMETFEKAAERMLQTELTMREFENVVAQVWPVKDNASEQTKNNAKQRLGTLKYLIREADALKPITGSRWAGYQAITEYLDHYQPAKDATARATRVLTGNVGDLKLAAFDLLKV, encoded by the coding sequence GTGCCGCACGAACTGGAGACGTTCGCGGACGGAACGACCGCCTTCGCCAGCGCCCGCCTGTCGGCCTGGCACCAGCTGGGCACCGTCACCCAGGACACCATGAAGGCCGAGGAGATCATGGCCAACGCCCGCCTCGGCGACTGGGGCGTGCGCACCATCCGCACTGTCGGCATCGACGTCGTCGACGGGGTCGCGGTGCAGATCCCGGCCGATGACAAGCGGATGACCGTGCGCCGCAACCCGGTCACCGGCCACACCGAGTATCTGGGCATCGTCGGCACCGACTACACCGTGGTCCAGAACGAGCAGTGCGCCGAACTGCTGGATCGCCTCGTCGATCAGGTGGGCGGCGCCCACTTCGAAACCGCCGGCAGCCTGCGCCGCGGCAAGAGCGTGTTCGTAACCATGAAGCTCCCGGAGGCGATGGAGATCGCCGGGGTGGACCGAATGGACCTCTACCTGATCGGCACCACCTCGCACGACGGCACCGCCGCCCTGCGGGTGGACGCCAGCCCGATCCGGGTTGTCTGTGCCAACACCCAACGCGCCGCCTTCCGGCATGCGGTCGGGCACTACACCTTCCGGCACACCTCCAACGTCAACTCTCAGATCAGCCAGGCCCGCGAAGCGCTGGGCCTGATGTGGCGGTACATGGAGACCTTCGAGAAGGCCGCCGAGCGGATGCTGCAGACCGAGCTGACGATGCGCGAGTTCGAGAACGTGGTGGCGCAGGTGTGGCCGGTCAAGGACAACGCCTCCGAGCAGACCAAGAACAACGCCAAACAGCGGCTCGGCACCCTCAAGTACCTGATCCGCGAGGCCGACGCCCTCAAACCCATCACCGGCAGCCGGTGGGCCGGATACCAGGCCATCACCGAATACCTCGACCACTACCAGCCCGCCAAGGACGCCACCGCCCGCGCCACCCGGGTGCTCACCGGCAACGTCGGCGACCTGAAGCTCGCCGCCTTCGACCTGCTCAAGGTTTGA